Within Bacillota bacterium, the genomic segment CAAGCCGCTGCATGAAGTTGTTGGTAAAGTCCAGACGGCCGTCGTTGCCCCCCGTACCCAGAAGAGGCGGGTACTTCGCGCCGTCATCTGTTAGTACCACGGCCGCGTCCATCCACGCCAGAGCCTCTTCCGATAGGAGATTACGGGCGGTCAGAAGGACCCGCAGCTTGGCATTCTCATCGGGCTTTTCCGAAATGCCGAGGCTGTTGAGCACGCGATGGCCAGCCTCGATCGTCTGACGATAGACCTGAAAGCGCCCTGCAGGCGACATCCTCAGCGGCCGGATGCCCTCCTGCCGGTCCTTGGGAAAGAACCCGCTCCCACCGTTCCACGGCGCCACCACCGGTGTCGGGCGGTAGGCTTGGAGAAAGAACCCCAACAGCCCCTCCCGGTCCAGGGCCGACCGCAGCCAGAAGATGTCGTCCTTCCACCATCCCCGACAGCCGGCATCCGCCTGTTCCCCTACCAGGCGCAGCACAGCCAACCCTTTCAGATAGTGGGCCAGGGGCTCCGGCCGGCAGCCAGGCAGGGGGACCTCATGCACGACCCATCACCTCCTCCCTATCCATGCCCACGCCGGCAAGGGTGCCTCGCCAGTCGGCCACCCGCACCAGCATCTCCAGCCACGCCAGCCGAAAGGGGCCGAGCCGGTCCCGCAGCCGCAGCGCGCGCTCCAGCCAACTCGGGCCATCCTCCCCCTCGCCCAACTCCATCACGGTCAAGCGCAGGTGCAACGGAGGCGTGTACACACCTGCCCCCAGGTCCAGGGCCGGCAGGCGATCGCCCTCCCAGATGCCGCGGGCGAAGCGCCGTCCCTCCGGCGGTACCGCTTCCCCCGGCAGGGAGCGGATAGACATCCGCACCTTGCCATGATGGGCCGCGACCAAGTAGGCGGCCAGATCCGATCCCCCCACCTGGAGCAGCAGGAGGGCGCTGGCCAGTTCATGGCGGAAGTGGGGGCGCTTGCGGAAACGACCGGTATCATCGTACACGCCGTACTGAAGCCAGCGCTGTTTCGCGTCCGACTTAGCCCAGGGGCCCTCCGCGCGCAGAGAGTCGTCCGCGTCCCGTCCTTCCAGCAACGCATTTTGAAACGCCTCGTGAGCCTTGCCCGCATCGTGCCAGCGGGCGGCGCACCGGAGATCGTCCGCGGGGATGTCCGGCAAGGTGTCAAAGGAGCGCAGCAGCCGCTCCATTTCCGCGGCCACGGCGTCGGCATGCTCGCGCAGCCCGATAAACCGGGCAACCAGGGACGCTGGGTCGGCGTCCAAGGCGTCATTCGGCAAACTCAGCGGTGTTTCCCCAACCTCCAGGGCAGGGGTCACGGGCGGCACCTGCCCGGCTTTCCCGGTCCACCCCAGGTCTGAGTCGTATCCTCCCGCCTTGGCGTGAAGGAGCAGGGTCACGCCGGGCCACAACGGATCCCGGCCGCGAACCGGGATCCACCGCCGCTCCAGGCCGTCCCATCGGTAGGCGGAGGTGTTTTTCAAGAACTCCCGCATGGCAGGAAGAGAAACGGGGCACAACTCCTCACGGCGTGGCGCCGGCATGTCCGCGGGCGGAACGTCCCCCTGCCATTCCCGCCAATAGACCTGAACGTCGTTGTCCTCCGCGTCCCGGATGTAGCGAGACACATCCACGTCGTTACCCGCCAGGTCGGGCGTGGTGTCGAACAGATCCAGGAGATCGCGGCGGCGTAGCACGTGGGTCAGGGGCACAGAGGTCGGGTCGGTCATACCATCGATGGCCCGAGGCCCGACTTCCGTAAGGGCTGCCAGGGTCTCCCGGGCCCAGGCCAGTTGGGGCGCCTCATACGGCAGCGTGAGCTCTTTGTGCTCCTCGCCGCCAACGATGTC encodes:
- a CDS encoding HD domain-containing protein; this translates as ADRAHPRLALRLEAEKPLAKGDTTLSKANAKTYARDLAQEVAARHFPGTLTLVVLNRVRRAQEVFGALQAVVQERLRRAQAVPELLLIHSHFRPAERQRCQERLQEVDQAPPPGGCIVVATQAVEAGVDISARLLFTELAPWTSLVQRFGRCNRRGEWGGHAPAQVFWVDIVGGEEHKELTLPYEAPQLAWARETLAALTEVGPRAIDGMTDPTSVPLTHVLRRRDLLDLFDTTPDLAGNDVDVSRYIRDAEDNDVQVYWREWQGDVPPADMPAPRREELCPVSLPAMREFLKNTSAYRWDGLERRWIPVRGRDPLWPGVTLLLHAKAGGYDSDLGWTGKAGQVPPVTPALEVGETPLSLPNDALDADPASLVARFIGLREHADAVAAEMERLLRSFDTLPDIPADDLRCAARWHDAGKAHEAFQNALLEGRDADDSLRAEGPWAKSDAKQRWLQYGVYDDTGRFRKRPHFRHELASALLLLQVGGSDLAAYLVAAHHGKVRMSIRSLPGEAVPPEGRRFARGIWEGDRLPALDLGAGVYTPPLHLRLTVMELGEGEDGPSWLERALRLRDRLGPFRLAWLEMLVRVADWRGTLAGVGMDREEVMGRA